A region of Mauremys mutica isolate MM-2020 ecotype Southern chromosome 2, ASM2049712v1, whole genome shotgun sequence DNA encodes the following proteins:
- the LOC123364745 gene encoding elongation factor 1-delta-like isoform X5: protein MAADFLVHEKIWFDKFKYDDAEKRYYEQMNGPVASPSCQQENGASTILRDIARARENIQKSLAGRKTILDSPQEAPLAQSKRRSGRLTSASTTSSAGPGGDQNELVTRIANLEVENQNLHSVVADLQLAICKLETRLNTLEKSSTSHHPSATPPTQHVTPMKKVESPAAPPKKVELPSAPPAKKVGPSEADDEDEDDDIDLFGSGDEEEDQEAAKVREERLRQYAEKKSKKPGLIAKSSILLDVKPWDDETDMAKMEECVRSIQMEGLVWGASKLVPVGYGIKKLQIQCVVEDDKVGTDILEEEITKFEDYVQSVDIAAFNKI, encoded by the exons ATGGCAGCTGATTTCCTTGTGCATGAGAAGATCTGGTTTGATAAATTCAAGTATGATGATGCTGAGAAGAGATACTATGAACAGATGAATGGGCCAGTTGCCAGTCCTTCatgccaacag GAGAACGGAGCCAGCACGATCCTACGCGACAttgccagagccagggagaaTATCCAGAAATCGCTGGCCGGA CGCAAGACCATTCTGGATAGCCCCCAAGAAGCCCCACTTGCCCAATCCAAGAGAAGGTCAGGTCGCCTGACT AGTGCAAGCACGACCTCTTCTGCTGGGCCTGGTGGTGACCAAAATGAGCTCGTCACCAGAATAGCTAACCTGGAGGTGGAGAACCAAAATCTCCACAGTG ttgttgcagatcttcagctggccaTCTGCAAGCTGGAAACTCGCCTGAACACACTAGAAAAATCCTCCACCTCTCACCATCCCTCAGCAACGCCGCCAACCCAG CATGTCACCCCAATGAAGAAGGTGGAATCACCTGCTGCTCCCCCAAAGAAAGTGGAACTCCCTTCTGCTCCACCTGCAAAGAAAGTAGGACCATCCGAGGCTGACGACGAAGATGAGGATGACGACATTGACCTATTTGGCAGTGGGGACGAAGAGGAAGACCAGGAGGCTGCCAAAGTTCGGGAAGAGCGACTACGCCAGTATGCGGAGAAGAAGTCTAAAAAGCCTGGCCTCATTGCCAAGTCTTCCATCCTTCTGGATGTCAAGCCT TGGGACGATGAAACTGACATGGCAAAGATGGAGGAGTGCGTCCGGTCCATTCAGATGGAGGGCCTGGTTTGGGGAGCCTCCAAGTTGGTTCCAGTGGGTTATGGTATTAAGAAGCTCCAGATCCAGTGCGTAGTGGAGGATGACAAGGTTGGAACAGACATACTGGAGGAGGAGATCACTAAGTTTGAAGACTAC GTGCAGAGTGTCGACATAGCGGCTTTCAACAAGATCTAA
- the LOC123364745 gene encoding elongation factor 1-delta-like isoform X6 codes for MAADFLVHEKIWFDKFKYDDAEKRYYEQMNGPVASPSCQQSASTTSSAGPGGDQNELVTRIANLEVENQNLHSVVADLQLAICKLETRLNTLEKSSTSHHPSATPPTQHVTPMKKVESPAAPPKKVELPSAPPAKKVGPSEADDEDEDDDIDLFGSGDEEEDQEAAKVREERLRQYAEKKSKKPGLIAKSSILLDVKPWDDETDMAKMEECVRSIQMEGLVWGASKLVPVGYGIKKLQIQCVVEDDKVGTDILEEEITKFEDYVQSVDIAAFNKI; via the exons ATGGCAGCTGATTTCCTTGTGCATGAGAAGATCTGGTTTGATAAATTCAAGTATGATGATGCTGAGAAGAGATACTATGAACAGATGAATGGGCCAGTTGCCAGTCCTTCatgccaacag AGTGCAAGCACGACCTCTTCTGCTGGGCCTGGTGGTGACCAAAATGAGCTCGTCACCAGAATAGCTAACCTGGAGGTGGAGAACCAAAATCTCCACAGTG ttgttgcagatcttcagctggccaTCTGCAAGCTGGAAACTCGCCTGAACACACTAGAAAAATCCTCCACCTCTCACCATCCCTCAGCAACGCCGCCAACCCAG CATGTCACCCCAATGAAGAAGGTGGAATCACCTGCTGCTCCCCCAAAGAAAGTGGAACTCCCTTCTGCTCCACCTGCAAAGAAAGTAGGACCATCCGAGGCTGACGACGAAGATGAGGATGACGACATTGACCTATTTGGCAGTGGGGACGAAGAGGAAGACCAGGAGGCTGCCAAAGTTCGGGAAGAGCGACTACGCCAGTATGCGGAGAAGAAGTCTAAAAAGCCTGGCCTCATTGCCAAGTCTTCCATCCTTCTGGATGTCAAGCCT TGGGACGATGAAACTGACATGGCAAAGATGGAGGAGTGCGTCCGGTCCATTCAGATGGAGGGCCTGGTTTGGGGAGCCTCCAAGTTGGTTCCAGTGGGTTATGGTATTAAGAAGCTCCAGATCCAGTGCGTAGTGGAGGATGACAAGGTTGGAACAGACATACTGGAGGAGGAGATCACTAAGTTTGAAGACTAC GTGCAGAGTGTCGACATAGCGGCTTTCAACAAGATCTAA
- the LOC123364745 gene encoding elongation factor 1-delta-like isoform X4, with protein MEPAFPSDRKMAADFLVHEKIWFDKFKYDDAEKRYYEQMNGPVASPSCQQENGASTILRDIARARENIQKSLAGRKTILDSPQEAPLAQSKRRSGRLTSASTTSSAGPGGDQNELVTRIANLEVENQNLHSVVADLQLAICKLETRLNTLEKSSTSHHPSATPPTQHVTPMKKVESPAAPPKKVELPSAPPAKKVGPSEADDEDEDDDIDLFGSGDEEEDQEAAKVREERLRQYAEKKSKKPGLIAKSSILLDVKPWDDETDMAKMEECVRSIQMEGLVWGASKLVPVGYGIKKLQIQCVVEDDKVGTDILEEEITKFEDYVQSVDIAAFNKI; from the exons AAAAATGGCAGCTGATTTCCTTGTGCATGAGAAGATCTGGTTTGATAAATTCAAGTATGATGATGCTGAGAAGAGATACTATGAACAGATGAATGGGCCAGTTGCCAGTCCTTCatgccaacag GAGAACGGAGCCAGCACGATCCTACGCGACAttgccagagccagggagaaTATCCAGAAATCGCTGGCCGGA CGCAAGACCATTCTGGATAGCCCCCAAGAAGCCCCACTTGCCCAATCCAAGAGAAGGTCAGGTCGCCTGACT AGTGCAAGCACGACCTCTTCTGCTGGGCCTGGTGGTGACCAAAATGAGCTCGTCACCAGAATAGCTAACCTGGAGGTGGAGAACCAAAATCTCCACAGTG ttgttgcagatcttcagctggccaTCTGCAAGCTGGAAACTCGCCTGAACACACTAGAAAAATCCTCCACCTCTCACCATCCCTCAGCAACGCCGCCAACCCAG CATGTCACCCCAATGAAGAAGGTGGAATCACCTGCTGCTCCCCCAAAGAAAGTGGAACTCCCTTCTGCTCCACCTGCAAAGAAAGTAGGACCATCCGAGGCTGACGACGAAGATGAGGATGACGACATTGACCTATTTGGCAGTGGGGACGAAGAGGAAGACCAGGAGGCTGCCAAAGTTCGGGAAGAGCGACTACGCCAGTATGCGGAGAAGAAGTCTAAAAAGCCTGGCCTCATTGCCAAGTCTTCCATCCTTCTGGATGTCAAGCCT TGGGACGATGAAACTGACATGGCAAAGATGGAGGAGTGCGTCCGGTCCATTCAGATGGAGGGCCTGGTTTGGGGAGCCTCCAAGTTGGTTCCAGTGGGTTATGGTATTAAGAAGCTCCAGATCCAGTGCGTAGTGGAGGATGACAAGGTTGGAACAGACATACTGGAGGAGGAGATCACTAAGTTTGAAGACTAC GTGCAGAGTGTCGACATAGCGGCTTTCAACAAGATCTAA
- the LOC123364745 gene encoding uncharacterized protein LOC123364745 isoform X3, whose product MRTRKLPYPLEKVWLDKHQYDEAERLHYEREATLAASATEKCQEVEAMNSVCHDDPVEGELKDMKRVRNGKKQKKRKRSPKTKSLVSKVDFVLTGLLADGVWFDKPFFDHAENMFRKKLADDLTQKAAETELAAEQPALVSWSEEAVPGVHKPRKNAAALHCTHASLIACHHVIQDVWVNKFNFDEAEKVFVERSQSFVHPHFLDLPSVRWNSDYGDVDQRTPDEGYITALSTPATPATPCLSTDVVVHSGASFVTSLPSPACQTINGKPQILTLQALISGVWLEKPIYDDAEKCFYENMTDGHPPGKVRPQERSRPEALKSSRKDKKGRSPGKRMNSRHVEFTTNPSHPKDAEHPPPTWYFLHKDSEHLWLSKPTYDSAESRYYASEALKMSIRQDNSRVPELSLAKPSRPASRATSVPSSETKKMAADFLVHEKIWFDKFKYDDAEKRYYEQMNGPVASPSCQQSASTTSSAGPGGDQNELVTRIANLEVENQNLHSVVADLQLAICKLETRLNTLEKSSTSHHPSATPPTQHVTPMKKVESPAAPPKKVELPSAPPAKKVGPSEADDEDEDDDIDLFGSGDEEEDQEAAKVREERLRQYAEKKSKKPGLIAKSSILLDVKPWDDETDMAKMEECVRSIQMEGLVWGASKLVPVGYGIKKLQIQCVVEDDKVGTDILEEEITKFEDYVQSVDIAAFNKI is encoded by the exons ATGAGGACTAGGAAGCTCCCGTACCCACTAGAAAAGGTCTGGTTGGACAAGCACCAGTATGATGAAGCGGAGAGGCTCCACTACGAAAGAGAAGCCACTTTGGCAGCCTCAGCCACTGAAAAGTGCCAAGAGGTGGAGGCAATGAACAGTGTTTGTCACGATGATCCCGTCGAGGGCGAATTGAAAGACATGAAAAGAGTGAGAAATGGGAAGaagcaaaagaaaaggaaacgCTCTCCAAAAACCAAGAGTTTGGTCTCCAAGGTAGATTTCGTCCTGACTGGTTTATTAGCTGATGGCGTGTGGTTTGACAAACCTTTCTTCGATCATGCTGAAAACATGTTCAGAAAGAAACTTGCAGATGACCTGACCCAGAAAGCCGCTGAGACTGAACTGGCTGCTGAGCAGCCAGCATTAGTGTCCTGGTCAGAAGAAGCTGTCCCAGGTGTTCATAAGCCAAGGAAGAACGCAGCAGCCTTGCACTGCACCCATGCCAGTCTGATTGCTTGTCACCATGTCATTCAGGATGTCTGGGTCAACAAGTTCAACTTTGATGAGGCAGAGAAGGTGTTTGTTGAAAGGTCTCAATCTTTTGTTCACCCACACTTTCTAGATCTTCCATCGGTACGATGGAACAGTGACTATGGTGATGTCGATCAAAGAACTCCAGATGAAGGGTATATAACAGCTCTATCTACTCCTGCAACCCCTGCTACACCATGCCTGTCAACAGATGTGGTGGTTCATTCTGGTGCTTCTTTTGTTACCAGTTTGCCCAGTCCTGCATGCCAGACAATAAATGGCAAGCCTCAGATATTGACCTTGCAGGCATTGATTTCAGGGGTGTGGCTGGAGAAACCTATTTATGATGATGCTGAGAAATGCTTCTACGAGAACATGACTGATGGGCATCCTCCAGGGAAGGTGAGGCCACAAGAGCGCAGCCGTCCAGAAGCCTTGAAGAGCAGCCGAAAGGACAAGAAGGGCCGCAGTCCCGGGAAACGAATGAATTCTCGACATGTGGAGTTCACCACTAACCCTTCCCATCctaaagatgctgagcaccctccgCCTACCTGGTATTTCCTACACAAGGACAGTGAGCATTTGTGGCTTAGTAAACCCACATACGACAGCGCTGAATCACGATACTATGCATCTGAGGCCCTGAAAATGTCAATCAGACAAGATAATTCAAGGGTTCCAGAACTCTCACTAGCAAAACCATCTCGACCTGCTTCTCGTGCCACAAGCGTGCCCTCATCAGAAACTAA AAAAATGGCAGCTGATTTCCTTGTGCATGAGAAGATCTGGTTTGATAAATTCAAGTATGATGATGCTGAGAAGAGATACTATGAACAGATGAATGGGCCAGTTGCCAGTCCTTCatgccaacag AGTGCAAGCACGACCTCTTCTGCTGGGCCTGGTGGTGACCAAAATGAGCTCGTCACCAGAATAGCTAACCTGGAGGTGGAGAACCAAAATCTCCACAGTG ttgttgcagatcttcagctggccaTCTGCAAGCTGGAAACTCGCCTGAACACACTAGAAAAATCCTCCACCTCTCACCATCCCTCAGCAACGCCGCCAACCCAG CATGTCACCCCAATGAAGAAGGTGGAATCACCTGCTGCTCCCCCAAAGAAAGTGGAACTCCCTTCTGCTCCACCTGCAAAGAAAGTAGGACCATCCGAGGCTGACGACGAAGATGAGGATGACGACATTGACCTATTTGGCAGTGGGGACGAAGAGGAAGACCAGGAGGCTGCCAAAGTTCGGGAAGAGCGACTACGCCAGTATGCGGAGAAGAAGTCTAAAAAGCCTGGCCTCATTGCCAAGTCTTCCATCCTTCTGGATGTCAAGCCT TGGGACGATGAAACTGACATGGCAAAGATGGAGGAGTGCGTCCGGTCCATTCAGATGGAGGGCCTGGTTTGGGGAGCCTCCAAGTTGGTTCCAGTGGGTTATGGTATTAAGAAGCTCCAGATCCAGTGCGTAGTGGAGGATGACAAGGTTGGAACAGACATACTGGAGGAGGAGATCACTAAGTTTGAAGACTAC GTGCAGAGTGTCGACATAGCGGCTTTCAACAAGATCTAA
- the LOC123364745 gene encoding uncharacterized protein LOC123364745 isoform X2, whose product MRTRKLPYPLEKVWLDKHQYDEAERLHYEREATLAASATEKCQEVEAMNSVCHDDPVEGELKDMKRVRNGKKQKKRKRSPKTKSLVSKVDFVLTGLLADGVWFDKPFFDHAENMFRKKLADDLTQKAAETELAAEQPALVSWSEEAVPGVHKPRKNAAALHCTHASLIACHHVIQDVWVNKFNFDEAEKVFVERSQSFVHPHFLDLPSVRWNSDYGDVDQRTPDEGYITALSTPATPATPCLSTDVVVHSGASFVTSLPSPACQTINGKPQILTLQALISGVWLEKPIYDDAEKCFYENMTDGHPPGKVRPQERSRPEALKSSRKDKKGRSPGKRMNSRHVEFTTNPSHPKDAEHPPPTWYFLHKDSEHLWLSKPTYDSAESRYYASEALKMSIRQDNSRVPELSLAKPSRPASRATSVPSSETKKMAADFLVHEKIWFDKFKYDDAEKRYYEQMNGPVASPSCQQENGASTILRDIARARENIQKSLAGSASTTSSAGPGGDQNELVTRIANLEVENQNLHSVVADLQLAICKLETRLNTLEKSSTSHHPSATPPTQHVTPMKKVESPAAPPKKVELPSAPPAKKVGPSEADDEDEDDDIDLFGSGDEEEDQEAAKVREERLRQYAEKKSKKPGLIAKSSILLDVKPWDDETDMAKMEECVRSIQMEGLVWGASKLVPVGYGIKKLQIQCVVEDDKVGTDILEEEITKFEDYVQSVDIAAFNKI is encoded by the exons ATGAGGACTAGGAAGCTCCCGTACCCACTAGAAAAGGTCTGGTTGGACAAGCACCAGTATGATGAAGCGGAGAGGCTCCACTACGAAAGAGAAGCCACTTTGGCAGCCTCAGCCACTGAAAAGTGCCAAGAGGTGGAGGCAATGAACAGTGTTTGTCACGATGATCCCGTCGAGGGCGAATTGAAAGACATGAAAAGAGTGAGAAATGGGAAGaagcaaaagaaaaggaaacgCTCTCCAAAAACCAAGAGTTTGGTCTCCAAGGTAGATTTCGTCCTGACTGGTTTATTAGCTGATGGCGTGTGGTTTGACAAACCTTTCTTCGATCATGCTGAAAACATGTTCAGAAAGAAACTTGCAGATGACCTGACCCAGAAAGCCGCTGAGACTGAACTGGCTGCTGAGCAGCCAGCATTAGTGTCCTGGTCAGAAGAAGCTGTCCCAGGTGTTCATAAGCCAAGGAAGAACGCAGCAGCCTTGCACTGCACCCATGCCAGTCTGATTGCTTGTCACCATGTCATTCAGGATGTCTGGGTCAACAAGTTCAACTTTGATGAGGCAGAGAAGGTGTTTGTTGAAAGGTCTCAATCTTTTGTTCACCCACACTTTCTAGATCTTCCATCGGTACGATGGAACAGTGACTATGGTGATGTCGATCAAAGAACTCCAGATGAAGGGTATATAACAGCTCTATCTACTCCTGCAACCCCTGCTACACCATGCCTGTCAACAGATGTGGTGGTTCATTCTGGTGCTTCTTTTGTTACCAGTTTGCCCAGTCCTGCATGCCAGACAATAAATGGCAAGCCTCAGATATTGACCTTGCAGGCATTGATTTCAGGGGTGTGGCTGGAGAAACCTATTTATGATGATGCTGAGAAATGCTTCTACGAGAACATGACTGATGGGCATCCTCCAGGGAAGGTGAGGCCACAAGAGCGCAGCCGTCCAGAAGCCTTGAAGAGCAGCCGAAAGGACAAGAAGGGCCGCAGTCCCGGGAAACGAATGAATTCTCGACATGTGGAGTTCACCACTAACCCTTCCCATCctaaagatgctgagcaccctccgCCTACCTGGTATTTCCTACACAAGGACAGTGAGCATTTGTGGCTTAGTAAACCCACATACGACAGCGCTGAATCACGATACTATGCATCTGAGGCCCTGAAAATGTCAATCAGACAAGATAATTCAAGGGTTCCAGAACTCTCACTAGCAAAACCATCTCGACCTGCTTCTCGTGCCACAAGCGTGCCCTCATCAGAAACTAA AAAAATGGCAGCTGATTTCCTTGTGCATGAGAAGATCTGGTTTGATAAATTCAAGTATGATGATGCTGAGAAGAGATACTATGAACAGATGAATGGGCCAGTTGCCAGTCCTTCatgccaacag GAGAACGGAGCCAGCACGATCCTACGCGACAttgccagagccagggagaaTATCCAGAAATCGCTGGCCGGA AGTGCAAGCACGACCTCTTCTGCTGGGCCTGGTGGTGACCAAAATGAGCTCGTCACCAGAATAGCTAACCTGGAGGTGGAGAACCAAAATCTCCACAGTG ttgttgcagatcttcagctggccaTCTGCAAGCTGGAAACTCGCCTGAACACACTAGAAAAATCCTCCACCTCTCACCATCCCTCAGCAACGCCGCCAACCCAG CATGTCACCCCAATGAAGAAGGTGGAATCACCTGCTGCTCCCCCAAAGAAAGTGGAACTCCCTTCTGCTCCACCTGCAAAGAAAGTAGGACCATCCGAGGCTGACGACGAAGATGAGGATGACGACATTGACCTATTTGGCAGTGGGGACGAAGAGGAAGACCAGGAGGCTGCCAAAGTTCGGGAAGAGCGACTACGCCAGTATGCGGAGAAGAAGTCTAAAAAGCCTGGCCTCATTGCCAAGTCTTCCATCCTTCTGGATGTCAAGCCT TGGGACGATGAAACTGACATGGCAAAGATGGAGGAGTGCGTCCGGTCCATTCAGATGGAGGGCCTGGTTTGGGGAGCCTCCAAGTTGGTTCCAGTGGGTTATGGTATTAAGAAGCTCCAGATCCAGTGCGTAGTGGAGGATGACAAGGTTGGAACAGACATACTGGAGGAGGAGATCACTAAGTTTGAAGACTAC GTGCAGAGTGTCGACATAGCGGCTTTCAACAAGATCTAA
- the LOC123364745 gene encoding uncharacterized protein LOC123364745 isoform X1, with translation MRTRKLPYPLEKVWLDKHQYDEAERLHYEREATLAASATEKCQEVEAMNSVCHDDPVEGELKDMKRVRNGKKQKKRKRSPKTKSLVSKVDFVLTGLLADGVWFDKPFFDHAENMFRKKLADDLTQKAAETELAAEQPALVSWSEEAVPGVHKPRKNAAALHCTHASLIACHHVIQDVWVNKFNFDEAEKVFVERSQSFVHPHFLDLPSVRWNSDYGDVDQRTPDEGYITALSTPATPATPCLSTDVVVHSGASFVTSLPSPACQTINGKPQILTLQALISGVWLEKPIYDDAEKCFYENMTDGHPPGKVRPQERSRPEALKSSRKDKKGRSPGKRMNSRHVEFTTNPSHPKDAEHPPPTWYFLHKDSEHLWLSKPTYDSAESRYYASEALKMSIRQDNSRVPELSLAKPSRPASRATSVPSSETKKMAADFLVHEKIWFDKFKYDDAEKRYYEQMNGPVASPSCQQENGASTILRDIARARENIQKSLAGRKTILDSPQEAPLAQSKRRSGRLTSASTTSSAGPGGDQNELVTRIANLEVENQNLHSVVADLQLAICKLETRLNTLEKSSTSHHPSATPPTQHVTPMKKVESPAAPPKKVELPSAPPAKKVGPSEADDEDEDDDIDLFGSGDEEEDQEAAKVREERLRQYAEKKSKKPGLIAKSSILLDVKPWDDETDMAKMEECVRSIQMEGLVWGASKLVPVGYGIKKLQIQCVVEDDKVGTDILEEEITKFEDYVQSVDIAAFNKI, from the exons ATGAGGACTAGGAAGCTCCCGTACCCACTAGAAAAGGTCTGGTTGGACAAGCACCAGTATGATGAAGCGGAGAGGCTCCACTACGAAAGAGAAGCCACTTTGGCAGCCTCAGCCACTGAAAAGTGCCAAGAGGTGGAGGCAATGAACAGTGTTTGTCACGATGATCCCGTCGAGGGCGAATTGAAAGACATGAAAAGAGTGAGAAATGGGAAGaagcaaaagaaaaggaaacgCTCTCCAAAAACCAAGAGTTTGGTCTCCAAGGTAGATTTCGTCCTGACTGGTTTATTAGCTGATGGCGTGTGGTTTGACAAACCTTTCTTCGATCATGCTGAAAACATGTTCAGAAAGAAACTTGCAGATGACCTGACCCAGAAAGCCGCTGAGACTGAACTGGCTGCTGAGCAGCCAGCATTAGTGTCCTGGTCAGAAGAAGCTGTCCCAGGTGTTCATAAGCCAAGGAAGAACGCAGCAGCCTTGCACTGCACCCATGCCAGTCTGATTGCTTGTCACCATGTCATTCAGGATGTCTGGGTCAACAAGTTCAACTTTGATGAGGCAGAGAAGGTGTTTGTTGAAAGGTCTCAATCTTTTGTTCACCCACACTTTCTAGATCTTCCATCGGTACGATGGAACAGTGACTATGGTGATGTCGATCAAAGAACTCCAGATGAAGGGTATATAACAGCTCTATCTACTCCTGCAACCCCTGCTACACCATGCCTGTCAACAGATGTGGTGGTTCATTCTGGTGCTTCTTTTGTTACCAGTTTGCCCAGTCCTGCATGCCAGACAATAAATGGCAAGCCTCAGATATTGACCTTGCAGGCATTGATTTCAGGGGTGTGGCTGGAGAAACCTATTTATGATGATGCTGAGAAATGCTTCTACGAGAACATGACTGATGGGCATCCTCCAGGGAAGGTGAGGCCACAAGAGCGCAGCCGTCCAGAAGCCTTGAAGAGCAGCCGAAAGGACAAGAAGGGCCGCAGTCCCGGGAAACGAATGAATTCTCGACATGTGGAGTTCACCACTAACCCTTCCCATCctaaagatgctgagcaccctccgCCTACCTGGTATTTCCTACACAAGGACAGTGAGCATTTGTGGCTTAGTAAACCCACATACGACAGCGCTGAATCACGATACTATGCATCTGAGGCCCTGAAAATGTCAATCAGACAAGATAATTCAAGGGTTCCAGAACTCTCACTAGCAAAACCATCTCGACCTGCTTCTCGTGCCACAAGCGTGCCCTCATCAGAAACTAA AAAAATGGCAGCTGATTTCCTTGTGCATGAGAAGATCTGGTTTGATAAATTCAAGTATGATGATGCTGAGAAGAGATACTATGAACAGATGAATGGGCCAGTTGCCAGTCCTTCatgccaacag GAGAACGGAGCCAGCACGATCCTACGCGACAttgccagagccagggagaaTATCCAGAAATCGCTGGCCGGA CGCAAGACCATTCTGGATAGCCCCCAAGAAGCCCCACTTGCCCAATCCAAGAGAAGGTCAGGTCGCCTGACT AGTGCAAGCACGACCTCTTCTGCTGGGCCTGGTGGTGACCAAAATGAGCTCGTCACCAGAATAGCTAACCTGGAGGTGGAGAACCAAAATCTCCACAGTG ttgttgcagatcttcagctggccaTCTGCAAGCTGGAAACTCGCCTGAACACACTAGAAAAATCCTCCACCTCTCACCATCCCTCAGCAACGCCGCCAACCCAG CATGTCACCCCAATGAAGAAGGTGGAATCACCTGCTGCTCCCCCAAAGAAAGTGGAACTCCCTTCTGCTCCACCTGCAAAGAAAGTAGGACCATCCGAGGCTGACGACGAAGATGAGGATGACGACATTGACCTATTTGGCAGTGGGGACGAAGAGGAAGACCAGGAGGCTGCCAAAGTTCGGGAAGAGCGACTACGCCAGTATGCGGAGAAGAAGTCTAAAAAGCCTGGCCTCATTGCCAAGTCTTCCATCCTTCTGGATGTCAAGCCT TGGGACGATGAAACTGACATGGCAAAGATGGAGGAGTGCGTCCGGTCCATTCAGATGGAGGGCCTGGTTTGGGGAGCCTCCAAGTTGGTTCCAGTGGGTTATGGTATTAAGAAGCTCCAGATCCAGTGCGTAGTGGAGGATGACAAGGTTGGAACAGACATACTGGAGGAGGAGATCACTAAGTTTGAAGACTAC GTGCAGAGTGTCGACATAGCGGCTTTCAACAAGATCTAA